In Clostridium swellfunianum, a genomic segment contains:
- a CDS encoding ABC transporter permease encodes MSKIFYQKLAVTNIKKNGKTYFPYILTCIGTIAMFYIMNFISVNDGLNNMSGGRELKIILNLGTYVIGFFSIIFLFYTNSFLIKRRKKELGLYNILGMEKRHIAKVLTWETIFVAFISMVLGLFLGIAVSKLMFLVLLKILHFKVPMGFFISTNSLVKTAILFGLIFILTLINNLRQIHLAKPVELLKGGQVGEKEPKTKWILTLIGVLSLGAGYYIALTTESPLAALNMFFLAVIFVMVGTWALFTAGSIALLKMLRKNKKFYYKTNHFISVSGMIYRMKQNAVGLANICILSTTVLVMLSTTVSLYVGMEEVLRTRYPRDISISAENISKEKAEMINNLIKEQADKDKVAVKNIVKYRSLSLAMMQDKNSFTDNSNDMKNMNNLGFLEFIPLSEYNDVENKAISLKENEVLLFTYRGKIAEDSINILGNEFKIKERINNMTVDGIASAVVANGYFVIVPDEKTIEKIYASSTNAKGNIGDLSYYFAFDTDANAEKEIVLTSEINSRIKQLSADARCEGLEESRESFFSVYGGLFFLGIFLGALFIMATVLIIYYKQISEGYDDKERFEIMQKVGMSKEEIKKSIGSQVLMVFFLPLVTAVIHIAFAFKVITKLLAVLNLTNITLFVLCTAGTIFVFAIFYAIVYILTSKVYYKIVS; translated from the coding sequence GTGAGTAAGATATTCTATCAAAAGCTGGCTGTAACTAACATTAAAAAGAATGGAAAAACTTATTTCCCATATATCTTAACCTGTATTGGTACTATTGCTATGTTTTATATCATGAACTTTATATCAGTAAATGACGGACTAAACAATATGTCTGGAGGAAGAGAACTTAAAATAATTCTCAATTTAGGAACTTATGTTATTGGTTTCTTCTCTATAATTTTTCTCTTCTATACTAATAGTTTTCTTATTAAAAGGCGTAAAAAGGAACTTGGCCTATATAATATACTAGGCATGGAGAAAAGGCATATTGCCAAAGTACTCACTTGGGAAACTATTTTTGTAGCTTTTATAAGTATGGTATTGGGGCTTTTCTTAGGAATTGCAGTAAGCAAGCTTATGTTCTTAGTGCTTCTTAAGATTTTGCACTTTAAAGTGCCTATGGGTTTTTTTATATCAACTAATTCCTTAGTTAAAACAGCTATTCTCTTTGGTTTGATTTTTATATTAACTCTTATAAATAATCTAAGGCAGATTCATCTTGCAAAGCCTGTTGAACTTCTTAAGGGAGGCCAAGTTGGAGAAAAGGAGCCAAAAACAAAGTGGATTCTTACGTTAATTGGAGTTCTTAGCCTTGGAGCAGGTTACTATATTGCTTTGACTACAGAATCTCCTTTGGCTGCACTTAACATGTTTTTCCTTGCAGTAATTTTTGTAATGGTAGGAACCTGGGCATTATTTACTGCAGGAAGTATTGCTCTTTTAAAAATGCTTAGAAAAAATAAGAAATTTTATTATAAGACTAATCATTTTATAAGCGTATCTGGTATGATTTATCGAATGAAACAGAATGCAGTAGGACTTGCTAATATTTGTATTCTTTCAACAACTGTTCTAGTGATGCTATCTACAACAGTATCACTGTATGTTGGTATGGAGGAGGTACTTAGAACAAGATATCCAAGAGATATTTCAATAAGCGCAGAGAATATATCTAAAGAAAAGGCGGAAATGATTAATAATCTCATAAAAGAGCAGGCCGATAAAGATAAAGTTGCTGTAAAGAATATAGTTAAATACAGGTCCTTGTCTCTTGCTATGATGCAAGATAAGAATTCTTTCACAGATAACAGTAATGATATGAAGAACATGAACAATTTAGGCTTCTTAGAATTTATACCATTAAGTGAATACAATGATGTGGAAAACAAGGCTATTTCCTTAAAAGAAAATGAAGTACTCCTCTTTACGTATAGAGGAAAAATAGCTGAAGACAGCATTAACATTTTAGGCAACGAATTTAAAATAAAGGAACGCATAAATAATATGACAGTGGACGGAATCGCTTCTGCAGTTGTTGCAAACGGCTACTTTGTCATTGTACCTGATGAAAAAACAATTGAAAAAATATATGCTTCCAGCACTAATGCCAAAGGGAATATTGGCGATTTGTCTTATTACTTTGCTTTTGACACTGATGCTAATGCAGAAAAGGAAATTGTACTAACTAGTGAAATTAATAGTAGAATAAAGCAGTTATCCGCTGATGCACGATGCGAAGGTTTAGAAGAATCTAGAGAATCCTTCTTTTCTGTGTATGGAGGGCTTTTCTTTCTAGGAATTTTCCTAGGAGCACTGTTTATTATGGCTACGGTGCTTATTATATACTACAAGCAGATTTCAGAAGGCTATGATGATAAGGAACGCTTTGAAATTATGCAGAAGGTTGGCATGAGCAAGGAAGAAATAAAAAAGTCAATTGGCAGCCAAGTGCTTATGGTGTTTTTCTTACCTCTTGTAACAGCGGTTATCCATATTGCCTTCGCATTTAAGGTTATTACTAAACTTCTGGCAGTATTAAATCTTACTAACATAACCTTGTTTGTACTCTGCACGGCAGGAACAATTTTTGTATTTGCCATCTTCTATGCTATTGTGTATATTCTTACCTCGAAGGTTTATTATAAAATTGTTAGTTAA
- a CDS encoding ABC transporter ATP-binding protein: protein MSILEVKKLKKIYTSRFGGNHVQALSDVSFSVEKGEYVAIMGESGSGKTTLLNIIAALDKPTNGEVVLSGISSMNIKEKEISKFRRDNLGFVFQDFNLLDTFSLQDNIFLPLVLSGKAFGEMESRLKPIAKKLGISDLLQIYPYEVSGGQKQRAAVARALITNPQLILADEPTGALDSHSSDELLRLFNDINKEGQTIIMVTHSTKAASHASRVLFIKDGEVFHQLYRASMSQEEMYQKISDTLTIIATGGGRCE from the coding sequence ATGTCAATACTAGAAGTGAAAAAACTAAAAAAAATATATACCAGCCGTTTTGGAGGAAATCATGTTCAGGCTTTATCCGATGTGTCCTTCTCAGTGGAAAAGGGCGAATACGTAGCGATTATGGGAGAGTCTGGTTCAGGTAAGACCACGCTTTTAAATATTATTGCAGCACTTGATAAGCCTACAAATGGCGAGGTAGTGTTAAGTGGTATAAGCAGTATGAATATAAAGGAAAAGGAAATTTCCAAGTTTCGCCGTGATAATTTAGGCTTTGTGTTTCAAGATTTTAATTTGCTTGATACTTTTTCCCTGCAGGATAATATATTTTTACCTCTTGTTTTATCCGGCAAGGCTTTTGGGGAAATGGAAAGCCGCTTAAAGCCTATAGCAAAGAAGCTTGGTATTAGCGACCTTTTACAAATATATCCCTATGAGGTTTCTGGGGGTCAGAAGCAGAGAGCCGCAGTTGCTAGAGCTTTAATAACTAACCCGCAGCTTATTCTTGCTGATGAGCCTACTGGAGCTCTAGATTCTCATTCCAGTGATGAGCTTCTACGACTATTTAATGATATTAACAAAGAAGGACAAACGATAATAATGGTTACTCACAGTACTAAAGCAGCCAGCCACGCAAGCCGTGTACTTTTTATAAAGGACGGAGAAGTTTTTCACCAGCTATATAGAGCTTCTATGTCCCAGGAAGAAATGTATCAAAAAATTTCTGATACACTTACTATAATTGCTACAGGCGGTGGTCGATGTGAGTAA
- a CDS encoding sensor histidine kinase gives MKKTEAFKLLMIYFKMLLKAIIILSLFWATFAAVFFLYNLPLEPVVYAIVLSASMGIIFFIVDFIKLYKKHRLLLDLKSSISLGFDKLPEPGNIIEEDYRELLTSVYKKSTEIAYTAEISRSNLVDYYTLWAHQIKTPIAAMRLILQSEESEQNAELSMELFKIEQYVEFVLQYLRVESMSSDLLLKKYSLDDIVKQAVRKYARMFIRKKIKLNFKELNCEVLTDEKWLVFVIEQLLSNALKYTKEGTISIYMDSCLEKTLVIEDSGIGIKEEDLNRLFERGFTGYNGRSDKKSTGLGLYLCKQILNRLSHSITIESKVDKGTKVMIDLETMEVGIE, from the coding sequence ATGAAAAAAACAGAAGCTTTCAAGCTATTAATGATTTATTTTAAAATGCTGCTTAAAGCAATTATTATTTTAAGCTTGTTTTGGGCAACCTTTGCAGCTGTGTTCTTTTTATATAATTTACCTTTGGAACCAGTGGTATATGCTATTGTGCTTAGTGCAAGCATGGGGATTATTTTCTTTATAGTAGATTTTATTAAGCTATACAAGAAGCATAGATTGCTTTTAGATTTAAAAAGCAGCATTTCCTTAGGCTTTGATAAACTGCCTGAACCTGGGAACATAATTGAAGAAGACTACAGGGAGTTGCTTACCTCTGTTTATAAGAAAAGCACTGAGATTGCCTATACTGCAGAAATTAGCAGAAGTAATTTGGTGGATTACTATACATTATGGGCACATCAAATAAAGACTCCTATTGCTGCCATGAGGTTAATCCTTCAGTCAGAGGAAAGCGAACAGAATGCAGAACTTTCTATGGAGCTTTTTAAGATAGAGCAATACGTAGAATTTGTATTGCAGTACTTAAGGGTTGAGAGTATGTCTTCTGATCTTTTATTAAAAAAATACAGCCTCGATGACATCGTTAAACAGGCAGTGAGAAAATACGCAAGAATGTTTATAAGAAAGAAAATTAAGTTGAATTTTAAAGAATTAAACTGTGAAGTTTTAACTGATGAAAAGTGGCTTGTATTTGTTATTGAGCAGCTGCTGTCAAATGCATTAAAGTATACTAAAGAGGGAACTATTTCTATTTATATGGATAGTTGCTTAGAAAAGACACTTGTTATTGAAGACTCAGGTATAGGCATAAAGGAAGAGGATCTGAATCGATTGTTTGAAAGAGGTTTTACGGGTTATAATGGACGCTCAGACAAGAAGTCTACAGGCCTTGGGCTGTATCTATGCAAGCAGATTTTAAACAGGCTATCTCATAGTATAACTATAGAGTCAAAAGTTGATAAAGGCACAAAGGTAATGATTGATTTAGAAACTATGGAAGTGGGCATAGAATAA
- a CDS encoding response regulator transcription factor has translation MYKIFIVEDDLIIAKTVKNHIKSWGFEVECVTDFKDVLAAFVSYSPQLVLLDIALPFFNGYHWCSEIRKVSKVPIIFISSASDNMNIVMAMNMGGDDFIAKPFDLNVLTAKVQALLRRTYDFTGQTNLLEHKGLILNISDSTLNFDDGKIELSKNENKILQILLENKGKAVSRDTIMTRLWETDSYIDDNTLTVNITRLRKKLQEAGLSNFIATKKGAGYLVE, from the coding sequence ATGTATAAGATTTTTATAGTAGAAGATGATTTAATTATTGCTAAAACAGTAAAAAATCATATAAAGTCTTGGGGATTTGAGGTAGAGTGTGTAACTGATTTTAAGGATGTATTAGCGGCTTTTGTTTCTTATAGTCCTCAGCTTGTGCTTTTAGATATTGCCTTGCCGTTTTTTAATGGCTATCATTGGTGCAGTGAGATTCGCAAGGTTTCCAAGGTTCCTATTATCTTTATCTCATCTGCTTCAGACAATATGAATATAGTCATGGCTATGAACATGGGCGGAGATGATTTTATAGCAAAGCCTTTTGATTTAAATGTTTTAACAGCCAAGGTTCAGGCATTGCTGCGCCGTACCTACGATTTTACAGGACAGACCAATTTGCTTGAGCATAAAGGCTTGATACTTAATATTAGTGATTCAACTTTAAATTTTGATGACGGGAAGATTGAACTTTCAAAGAACGAAAACAAGATACTGCAGATTCTTCTTGAGAATAAAGGCAAGGCTGTATCTAGGGATACTATTATGACAAGGCTTTGGGAAACTGACAGCTATATTGATGACAATACCTTAACAGTTAATATAACAAGGTTGCGTAAAAAGCTTCAAGAGGCAGGGCTGTCTAATTTTATTGCTACTAAAAAGGGTGCAGGATATTTGGTGGAATGA
- a CDS encoding MFS transporter gives MKISYEASNLLLYSLGKFVSIFGTTIFTFAIGLYVLKLTGSGLSFAAVLIMSIIPKITIYPFAGVLADKLDKKTMVVMMDLLNGVMFVGLYLLSPSSGLSLSMVFGTTLIMNIFTCFFDISFEAAIPNIVSEKMLMNINSASRVINSLSSILGPIIGGMIYAFLDVRFFILINGLSFLLSGISELFIDFKFNFKTEGDKKAGGKINFIKDIKEGFDYLIQNKNLKGLLGVFAAFNFIMGFSVTVPLPFIINNILKLNSRDFGIIQGAIPGGMIIGALIVKKISERISYIRILKIIGSILTICIAMIGLPTIFDISSFSNLSCLIYYCIIMGIFGVAISIVDIPLSYIMQKSIPDEYRGRVISMLISLVKIIAPVALLASGFLINLVPAYFMTSLGGLLLMAFISIYSRISRQL, from the coding sequence ATGAAAATATCATATGAAGCATCAAATTTATTGTTATATTCCTTAGGGAAATTTGTTTCAATATTTGGAACAACCATATTTACTTTTGCAATAGGGCTATATGTCCTTAAGCTTACTGGTTCAGGCTTGAGCTTTGCTGCTGTTTTAATTATGAGTATAATTCCCAAAATAACTATATATCCTTTTGCGGGGGTTTTGGCTGATAAATTAGATAAGAAGACCATGGTAGTTATGATGGATTTACTCAATGGAGTTATGTTTGTTGGGCTTTATCTACTCAGTCCAAGTTCAGGGCTAAGCCTGTCAATGGTATTTGGGACAACACTTATTATGAATATTTTTACATGTTTTTTTGATATAAGTTTCGAAGCTGCAATTCCTAACATTGTATCAGAAAAAATGTTGATGAACATCAACTCTGCCAGTAGGGTAATCAACTCTTTATCCTCAATTCTTGGACCAATTATTGGAGGAATGATATATGCATTTCTCGACGTAAGGTTTTTTATATTAATAAATGGTCTATCCTTTCTCCTTTCAGGTATCTCAGAGCTGTTTATAGATTTTAAGTTTAATTTTAAAACCGAAGGAGATAAGAAAGCAGGAGGTAAGATTAATTTCATAAAAGATATCAAGGAAGGTTTCGATTATTTGATCCAAAATAAGAATCTTAAAGGGTTACTGGGAGTTTTTGCAGCTTTTAATTTTATTATGGGTTTTTCCGTTACAGTACCACTGCCTTTTATAATTAATAATATATTGAAGTTGAATTCAAGAGATTTTGGCATAATACAGGGAGCGATACCAGGCGGCATGATAATTGGGGCGTTGATAGTTAAGAAAATAAGCGAAAGAATATCTTACATTAGAATTTTAAAGATTATAGGCAGCATACTTACAATCTGCATTGCCATGATAGGACTTCCAACGATATTTGACATTTCAAGCTTTTCAAATTTAAGCTGTTTAATTTACTATTGCATTATCATGGGGATATTCGGAGTAGCTATTTCCATTGTTGATATTCCATTATCATATATTATGCAAAAAAGTATACCAGATGAATACAGAGGTCGCGTTATAAGCATGTTAATAAGTCTGGTTAAAATCATTGCACCAGTTGCGCTGCTTGCTTCAGGGTTCTTAATTAATTTGGTGCCTGCATATTTCATGACTTCTTTAGGAGGACTGTTACTTATGGCTTTTATAAGCATATATTCAAGGATTAGTAGACAGCTTTGA
- a CDS encoding MerR family transcriptional regulator, producing MVRIGRFAEENGISIDTVRHYMDLGLIIPEKSGGQYCFDEVCKSDIGEIFNLKGLGFSLKEIKTIFMFRRLGNLTPYQEDEYYKDIFVCKDKYVGEQIHELIGVKKRLEKKIQELSERKNERKSILGVDIKALDLLKCLKCGGGLMLSKGSITSNQIIEGELSCSCGETYLIEDGILIIGDEKKNSWGKFMESYLSEYINETDPDYLNNIYRGIDWGTKRLCSSDLQGKVLLELGSGSGFFLRNAYSCLPDDCIYIAVDHDIERHKFLKNMLEGVEHKRNILFICSDFLEIPLKNMSVNILVDASGTSNYSFEHEEFLLGLVDKYVKEDAVLIGSYILFKNFNTNTLIEARYRKNFTIDNIKRNLSSLKYTLLDDMTSDYVEDGGKFEDYFKKGEKVYSYMVYGKR from the coding sequence ATGGTGAGGATTGGAAGATTTGCAGAGGAAAATGGAATAAGTATAGATACTGTAAGGCATTATATGGATTTAGGACTGATTATTCCTGAAAAGAGTGGGGGACAGTATTGCTTTGATGAAGTTTGCAAATCTGATATTGGGGAAATATTTAACTTAAAAGGGCTTGGATTTTCATTAAAGGAGATAAAAACAATATTTATGTTCAGAAGGCTTGGAAATCTTACCCCTTATCAGGAGGATGAGTATTACAAGGATATTTTTGTTTGCAAAGATAAATATGTTGGAGAACAAATACACGAGCTCATAGGCGTTAAGAAAAGACTTGAGAAGAAAATACAGGAGTTATCCGAAAGAAAAAACGAGAGAAAAAGCATTCTTGGTGTTGATATAAAGGCATTGGACTTATTAAAATGCTTGAAATGTGGAGGAGGATTGATGCTTTCTAAGGGAAGTATAACAAGCAATCAAATTATAGAGGGCGAGCTTAGCTGCAGCTGTGGGGAAACCTATCTGATTGAAGATGGTATCTTAATAATTGGAGATGAAAAGAAAAATTCATGGGGTAAATTTATGGAAAGCTATCTTAGTGAATACATAAATGAAACGGACCCTGACTATTTGAATAATATCTATAGAGGTATTGATTGGGGAACGAAGAGATTATGCTCCAGTGATCTTCAAGGAAAAGTTCTGCTGGAGCTTGGTTCAGGTTCGGGATTTTTCTTAAGAAATGCATATAGCTGCTTGCCTGATGACTGTATCTATATTGCTGTTGACCATGATATTGAAAGGCATAAGTTTCTCAAAAATATGCTTGAAGGGGTTGAGCATAAAAGAAATATTCTTTTCATATGCTCAGATTTTTTAGAAATTCCTTTAAAGAACATGTCTGTTAATATACTTGTAGATGCGTCAGGTACAAGTAATTACAGCTTTGAGCATGAGGAATTCCTGTTAGGACTAGTAGACAAGTATGTTAAAGAGGATGCAGTTCTGATTGGATCATATATTTTATTTAAAAACTTTAATACAAACACCTTAATAGAGGCTAGATATAGAAAGAACTTTACAATCGATAACATAAAAAGGAACCTAAGTAGTCTTAAATACACGCTTCTTGATGATATGACTTCAGATTATGTGGAAGATGGCGGCAAGTTTGAAGATTATTTTAAAAAGGGAGAAAAGGTATATTCATATATGGTTTATGGAAAAAGGTAG
- a CDS encoding helix-turn-helix domain-containing protein, with protein sequence MIYIEKKPFNILQKYIKCIWTIEYNGTLTPSENERILPDGYTEIIVNFSDRFKCKIDGGKENFLTNSFASGPFTKYLHLEATGKVGLLGIRFWPGMMYPFFQIPMKELTNKYIDLSFIAKELSKEIEASVLSSTNFEERFSLVNSILTKHLMSKLTPTNKVVEESINIIKYSNGMIAVASLSESIGIGSRQLERLFNVYLGISPKMFNRITRFQRIFKELEKHRINNWLVLALQCGYYDQAHFIKEFKQFSGMNPNSFFIGSNELTRYFTTNIRMSDLYNTSAQII encoded by the coding sequence ATGATTTACATAGAAAAAAAACCTTTTAATATCCTGCAGAAGTACATTAAATGTATTTGGACTATTGAATATAACGGAACGCTGACTCCAAGTGAAAATGAAAGAATTCTGCCTGATGGATATACTGAAATTATAGTAAATTTTTCAGATAGATTTAAATGTAAAATAGATGGCGGAAAAGAAAACTTCTTGACTAATAGCTTTGCCTCCGGTCCATTCACCAAGTACCTGCATTTAGAGGCTACAGGAAAAGTTGGGCTTTTAGGTATTCGCTTTTGGCCTGGCATGATGTATCCATTTTTTCAGATACCAATGAAGGAACTTACAAACAAATATATTGATCTATCCTTCATAGCAAAAGAGCTTTCAAAAGAAATTGAAGCTAGTGTACTTTCTTCTACTAACTTTGAAGAAAGATTCAGTCTTGTTAACAGTATATTGACTAAGCATCTTATGAGCAAACTTACCCCAACAAACAAGGTTGTAGAAGAATCTATTAATATTATTAAATATTCAAATGGTATGATTGCTGTTGCTAGTCTTTCAGAGAGCATAGGTATAGGCTCAAGGCAGCTTGAACGCTTATTCAACGTATATTTAGGCATAAGTCCTAAGATGTTTAACAGAATTACCAGGTTCCAAAGAATCTTTAAAGAACTTGAAAAACATCGTATTAATAACTGGCTTGTATTAGCTCTACAATGCGGCTATTATGACCAAGCTCATTTCATCAAAGAGTTTAAACAATTTTCAGGAATGAATCCTAATTCCTTTTTTATTGGTAGTAATGAACTCACTCGCTATTTTACTACGAATATTAGAATGTCGGATTTATACAATACATCTGCACAAATCATTTAA
- a CDS encoding SRPBCC family protein, with translation MNSLEFEIDIISSKEQLWSAWTSSENVSRWFSPLANVEPMLGGAFELFFDPSNLNHMTTKGCTFLELTPFEKLSFNWKGPDDFSELMNSEPLTVVNVLFFEENANVKVKVSHSGWGTGDEWDAAKNWHEFAWNQVLSSLKNFVESNQGNICCSK, from the coding sequence ATGAACTCATTAGAATTTGAAATTGATATAATATCATCAAAAGAGCAACTTTGGTCAGCATGGACAAGCAGTGAGAATGTATCAAGATGGTTTTCTCCTTTAGCTAATGTTGAACCTATGCTTGGAGGTGCATTTGAACTATTTTTCGATCCATCAAATCTCAATCATATGACAACAAAAGGATGTACATTCTTAGAACTTACACCCTTTGAAAAATTAAGCTTCAATTGGAAAGGCCCTGATGACTTTTCGGAACTAATGAACAGCGAACCTCTAACAGTTGTCAATGTTTTATTCTTTGAAGAAAATGCTAATGTTAAAGTTAAGGTTTCCCACTCTGGATGGGGTACAGGGGATGAATGGGATGCAGCTAAAAATTGGCATGAATTCGCATGGAACCAAGTTCTTAGCAGTTTAAAAAACTTTGTAGAATCAAACCAAGGCAATATTTGCTGTAGTAAATAA
- a CDS encoding DUF2200 domain-containing protein, which yields MTKHNIYTVSVASVYPLYVTKAVKKGRSKIEVDEIIRWLTGYSQEELEAQLEKQTDFETFFAKAPNLNPLRTLIKGVVCGVRVEDIEEPTMQEIRYLDKLIDELAKGKAMDKILRK from the coding sequence ATGACTAAACATAATATTTATACAGTTAGTGTAGCAAGTGTCTATCCCCTTTATGTTACGAAGGCCGTGAAAAAAGGACGTAGTAAAATAGAAGTAGATGAAATCATACGTTGGTTGACAGGATATAGCCAAGAGGAGTTAGAAGCTCAACTTGAAAAGCAGACAGATTTTGAGACCTTCTTTGCTAAAGCTCCTAACCTTAATCCTTTGAGAACCTTAATCAAAGGTGTGGTCTGCGGTGTTAGAGTGGAAGACATTGAAGAACCAACAATGCAGGAAATTCGCTATTTGGATAAGCTAATCGATGAGTTGGCAAAAGGAAAAGCGATGGATAAGATTTTGCGAAAATAA
- a CDS encoding nitroreductase family protein has translation MVIDKELYKMIFKRKSFRRFNGTLKLSDDEICDIDKKVKNLISLVDNIKVKHRIVRREETTCKRGEYCLLIYSEEKEKFLLNIGYMFEQLDLYLASKDIGVCWYGMGKTQEPGYDNMKFVIMMALGKGQPSEFRRDYTKCKRKETQETWEGVSGLEAVAEASKYAPSACNTQPWKVVCEDNKLKIYRKTNIKSIMPKDKVPFYNSIDMGIFLCFLELALLHNNISFQRFLCKEEDKTELIPIAIYNLF, from the coding sequence ATGGTGATAGATAAAGAGTTATATAAAATGATTTTTAAAAGAAAATCGTTCAGAAGATTTAACGGCACCCTTAAGCTTTCTGATGATGAAATATGTGATATTGATAAAAAAGTTAAAAATTTAATATCACTTGTAGACAATATAAAAGTAAAACATCGTATTGTGCGAAGAGAAGAAACTACCTGTAAACGGGGTGAGTATTGTTTACTTATTTATAGTGAAGAAAAAGAAAAATTTCTATTAAACATTGGCTATATGTTTGAGCAGTTAGATTTATATTTGGCTTCCAAAGATATAGGAGTATGCTGGTACGGAATGGGTAAAACGCAAGAGCCAGGATATGATAATATGAAATTTGTGATTATGATGGCTTTGGGTAAAGGACAGCCTAGCGAATTTAGAAGAGATTATACAAAGTGCAAGAGAAAAGAAACTCAAGAAACCTGGGAAGGCGTATCAGGATTAGAAGCAGTAGCTGAAGCCTCAAAATATGCTCCAAGTGCATGTAATACGCAGCCCTGGAAAGTTGTTTGTGAAGATAATAAATTAAAAATTTATAGGAAAACAAATATTAAATCTATCATGCCTAAAGACAAGGTACCATTTTACAATTCAATTGATATGGGGATATTTTTGTGTTTTTTAGAACTAGCACTGTTGCATAATAATATTTCTTTTCAGAGATTTCTTTGCAAGGAAGAGGATAAAACTGAGTTAATACCTATTGCTATATATAATTTATTCTAA
- a CDS encoding uracil-DNA glycosylase encodes MQILKNDWQNLLEDEFRKDYYLKLRGFLINEYKTKTIHPDMYDIFNALHYTAYRDVKVVILGQDPYHGPNQAHGLSFSVKPGVPAPPSLVNIYKELRDDLGCYIPNNGYLKKWTDQGVLLLNTVLTVRAGDANSHQNMGWEHFTDKIISFLNDREDPIIFILWGKNAQSKLSIINNQRHYIIKSVHPSPLSSMRGFFGSKPFSKTNNFLVSIGKEPIDWQIENI; translated from the coding sequence ATGCAAATACTAAAAAATGATTGGCAAAACTTATTAGAGGATGAGTTTAGAAAGGATTACTACTTAAAATTAAGGGGATTCTTGATAAATGAATATAAAACTAAGACTATTCATCCAGATATGTATGATATATTTAATGCCCTGCACTATACAGCTTATAGGGATGTAAAAGTAGTTATATTAGGCCAAGACCCATATCATGGTCCTAACCAAGCCCATGGTCTAAGTTTTTCTGTGAAACCCGGAGTGCCTGCTCCACCTTCTCTTGTGAATATTTATAAAGAGCTTCGTGATGATTTAGGATGCTATATACCTAACAATGGATATTTAAAAAAATGGACTGATCAAGGAGTTCTGCTGCTTAATACCGTATTAACAGTTAGAGCAGGTGATGCAAACTCTCACCAAAACATGGGTTGGGAGCACTTTACCGATAAAATAATTAGTTTTTTAAACGATAGAGAAGACCCTATTATTTTTATACTATGGGGAAAAAATGCTCAATCAAAACTAAGTATAATAAATAATCAAAGACACTATATAATAAAGTCTGTCCACCCAAGTCCTCTATCTTCCATGCGAGGATTCTTTGGAAGCAAACCTTTTTCTAAGACTAACAACTTCCTTGTTTCCATAGGTAAAGAGCCTATAGACTGGCAGATTGAAAATATATGA